In Asterias rubens chromosome 15, eAstRub1.3, whole genome shotgun sequence, a genomic segment contains:
- the LOC117300173 gene encoding replication protein A 14 kDa subunit-like has protein sequence MDQDTQPQPRVNGSMLPKYQGSVVCLLGRVKEIDPNGTSFMLGLSDNVDVQVQLQDPLQDMIEGITEVIGHVGQNSRVINCIQYVNLGEMDFDLTLYDEALKITHDFAEFYMPGV, from the exons ATGGATCAAGATACGCAGCCACAGCCAAGAGTGAACGGCTCAATGTTGCCGAAGTATCAAGGAAGTGTTGTGTGCTTGCTTGGGAGAGTTAAAGAA ATTGACCCCAATGGAACGTCCTTCATGCTGGGACTGAGTGACAATGTTGATGTTCAAGTGCAGTTGCAAGATCCA CTCCAAGACATGATTGAAGGCATCACTGAGGTCATAGGTCATGTCGGACAAAACTCAAGAGTCATTAACTGCATTCAATATGTCAACTTAGGAGAAATGGACTTTG ACTTGACACTCTATGATGAAGCGCTTAAAATCACACATGACTTTGCGGAGTTCTACATGCCAGGAGTGTAG
- the LOC117300343 gene encoding uncharacterized protein LOC117300343 codes for MNSLNRAITSPFSIFRKRSDPLQLNPEAMPAMLDVEEEEDGFTIVGQSWSERNTLYPPPAVPPPPSYQQVSGYCLPEYKDVSRSWSEPPASTDGPLQQTPNRLISQDINTDYSQPHVTNCSSNHPYLHDVPFKLSSRIHTLNTEDTFYRDYVPHLDLSELTYDFSVEHQMLVSHALLKQCCSEENDIACDDSSDHFQEEHLIQQFGQQAVVAQEMFDLIGMDSRGNQCSGVQDLISF; via the exons ATGAACTCATTAAAT AGGGCAATTACTTCACCATTCTCAATATTTAGGAAAAGATCTGATCCACTCCAACTCAATCCTGAAGCTATGCCAGCAATGTTAGATGTTGAAGAGGAAGAAGATGGATTCACCATAGTTGGTCAATCTTGGAGTGAGAGGAACACATTGTACCCCCCACCAGCAGTACCACCACCTCCCTCATATCAACAG GTATCTGGATATTGTCTTCCCGAGTACAAGGATGTTAGTAGGAGCTGGTCAGAGCCTCCAGCTTCCACAGATGGTCCGTTACAACAAACTCCAAACAGACTCATTAGCCAAGACATCAACACAGACTATAGTCAACCTCATGTTACCAACTGCAGCTCAAATCATCCTTACCTACATGATGTGCCATTCAAACTCTCCTCACGCATTCACACCCTTAATACTGAGGACACCTTCTATAGGGATTATGTACCCCATTTAGACTTGTCAGAACTGACATATGATTTCTCTGTTGAGCATCAAATGTTAGTATCCCATGCCTTATTGAAACAATGTTGCAGTGAAGAGAATGATATTGCATGTGATGATAGCAGCGACCATTTCCAAGAGGAGCATTTAATTCAGCAATTTGGCCAGCAAGCAGTTGTCGCACAGGAGATGTTTGATTTGATAGGAATGGACTCAAGAGGTAACCAGTGCTCAGGTGTTCAAGACCTAATATCATTTTGA